The Sporocytophaga myxococcoides genome contains the following window.
AAACTTAATATTGTATACTTAATCATTGTATGATAATATCCAGGACTTGTGATTAAAGGACTCCACCTCAGATGCCAGGTCTATTTTCGGATCAACCAGCACTCTTCCGAGTCTTCCATTCAGTGTTACATATGAATCCACAAATACCTGTGGTTTTTCGAAACCATTTTTTGCATAATGGTCCCTAAGTATATGCGCATATTGCAAGATCATATCCGGTTGGGTGGCCATCATTTTTTCCTGAAGTTTTGTGAGAAATTCATTGTTGTTTACTATGATCCATTTTCCGGATATAGCATCTCTTACCTTAAACTCTGCATATCCAGCCTTTTCAATAAGCATTACTCTCCAGGAAAATCTGAAACCCTCTTCGGTCCAGAACAACTGGCCGGGATATAACAGATATCTGAAAGGCAATACAATTTGAACAAAGAAGAACAATGCGAACACACCAATAATTACCTTCTGATTTAATTGTTTGAATGAGTATTTATTGGTAGTAGAAATAAATTCCTGCGATCCCTTGAATAATTTGTTGAAACGAGAAAGCAGTTTAAAATGAAAGTCCTCTGAAAAGAATATCAGTGCAGTGACCATCATGATATAGGGAAACATCCCGATTGGGAATAGGAGAGATGTTAGTAAATGAAATACTATAACGGCAGCATATGCTGCCAGTCTTGTCTTTTTATTCCACAGAAGGAAAGGAATGGTAAGATCATAAAGGAAACCAAACCAGCTAAACAAATAGGGTGTCCATTTATAGTTAAATAAAAAGCCGATAAGCGGCATGTCATTTCTTGCAATCAGCCATATCTTTAAAGGCTGCGCATGTAAAAGCCAGTCGCTGTTGATTTTGGCTATTGCTGCAAAGAAATACAACATGCTTACAAATAGTTTAATGGTAACCAGCGTCCATGCTGGGACAAAACCTGAGTGAAGTTTCTTATTGAATTTAGCATCAATGGAAAAGAATACATGGACAGGCAAAAAAATCATCAGCAGGCATATCATACTGATG
Protein-coding sequences here:
- a CDS encoding HTTM domain-containing protein; translation: MKTYFERTVSAAPLAVFRIGLGFMLLFGIIRFWNKGWIEDLYISPKYYFPFYGFEFVVPLGNYTYLLFAVCGLSALFFALGLFYRLASITLFLSFTYIELIDKSTYLNHYYFISMICLLMIFLPVHVFFSIDAKFNKKLHSGFVPAWTLVTIKLFVSMLYFFAAIAKINSDWLLHAQPLKIWLIARNDMPLIGFLFNYKWTPYLFSWFGFLYDLTIPFLLWNKKTRLAAYAAVIVFHLLTSLLFPIGMFPYIMMVTALIFFSEDFHFKLLSRFNKLFKGSQEFISTTNKYSFKQLNQKVIIGVFALFFFVQIVLPFRYLLYPGQLFWTEEGFRFSWRVMLIEKAGYAEFKVRDAISGKWIIVNNNEFLTKLQEKMMATQPDMILQYAHILRDHYAKNGFEKPQVFVDSYVTLNGRLGRVLVDPKIDLASEVESFNHKSWILSYND